A window from Bosea sp. ANAM02 encodes these proteins:
- a CDS encoding DNA methyltransferase → MSEAYLAFLKAKACIAVAGGIEVADHEINPILLPHQRIMVRWALRLGRAGLFAAFGLGKTFMQIEFCRLLVEKLGESALIVIPLGVRQEFMRDARTLATAEHEKISAETKAAHALWIKGRPDRVPSLSFIRSVTEAGERGIYLTNYETVRDGKLDPRAFGAASLDEASCLRGFGGSKTFREFMRLFDGIRFKLVATATPSPNEYIELLAYSAFLEVMDVGEAKTRFFKRNSEKADSLTIHPHKEREFWLWVSSWALFVQRPSDLGCDDAGYDLPPLTVHQHSVASDLATRETERDGQGILIAKDALGVVGASREKRASLPRRIAKLSEILSAAPAERFLIWHDLEDERRAIEAAVPGVLSVYGTQDLDQREQTIIGFSDGAFQYLAAKPVIAGSGCNFQRHCHRAVFLGIGFKFNDFIQAIHRIQRFQQERPVEIHIIASEGEQAVLRTLLTKWEQHKHMVDQMSQIIREYGLNEQALATSLSRSIGVERVEIRGANHRIVNNDTVLESAALAENSVGLIVTSIPFSTQYEYTPSYNDFGHTDSDPHFWAQMDFLTPSLLRALQPGRNCVIHVKDRIIPGGLTGLGFQTVSTFHCDAIQHFRRHGFAFLGMKTITTDVVRENNQTYRLGWSEQCKDGSKMGAGLPEYLLIFRKPQTDRSVSYADLRVVKSKKWFGQDGEAVPDDFSEEDEVDLADASKTWINPDGYSRARWQIDAHGYLRSAGDRALKAEDLHNVPASTIYKMWKRFNLSSVYDFEYHVAIAEALETRGRLPPTFMLLPPHSPDQAVWSDVTRMRTLNGVQQAKGKEMHLCPLQFDIVDRVIAQMSMPGETVFDPFGGLMTVPYRAILQGRFGVGVELNPGYFMDGAFHCAAAEERVAIPSLFDLMDAERSDAPALEAAE, encoded by the coding sequence ATGAGCGAAGCTTATCTCGCCTTCCTCAAAGCCAAGGCCTGCATCGCCGTCGCTGGCGGCATCGAGGTCGCCGATCACGAGATCAACCCGATCCTGCTGCCGCATCAGCGCATCATGGTGCGTTGGGCGCTGCGCCTCGGCCGAGCCGGTCTGTTCGCCGCCTTCGGGCTCGGCAAGACCTTCATGCAAATCGAGTTCTGCCGGCTTCTTGTCGAGAAGCTGGGCGAAAGCGCGCTGATCGTGATCCCGCTTGGGGTGCGGCAGGAGTTCATGCGCGATGCCCGGACGCTGGCGACGGCGGAGCACGAGAAGATCTCGGCCGAGACGAAGGCGGCGCACGCGCTCTGGATCAAGGGCCGCCCCGACCGCGTGCCCTCGCTCAGCTTCATCCGCAGCGTGACGGAGGCCGGCGAGCGCGGCATCTACCTGACCAATTACGAGACCGTGCGCGACGGTAAGCTCGACCCTCGCGCGTTCGGTGCCGCGTCGCTCGACGAGGCCTCGTGTCTACGCGGCTTCGGCGGCTCGAAGACCTTCCGCGAGTTCATGCGCCTGTTCGACGGCATCCGCTTCAAGCTGGTGGCGACGGCGACGCCGAGCCCGAACGAATACATCGAGCTGCTGGCCTATTCCGCATTCCTCGAGGTGATGGATGTCGGCGAGGCGAAGACCCGGTTCTTCAAGCGCAACTCGGAAAAGGCGGACAGCCTCACCATCCATCCGCACAAGGAGCGCGAGTTCTGGCTGTGGGTATCGAGCTGGGCGCTGTTCGTGCAGCGGCCGAGCGATCTCGGCTGCGACGATGCCGGCTATGACCTGCCACCGCTGACGGTCCATCAGCATAGCGTTGCGAGCGACCTCGCGACCCGCGAGACCGAGCGTGACGGCCAGGGCATCCTGATCGCGAAGGACGCCCTCGGCGTCGTCGGCGCCAGCCGCGAGAAGCGGGCAAGCCTGCCGCGGCGCATCGCCAAGCTCTCCGAAATCCTCTCGGCGGCGCCGGCGGAACGCTTCCTGATCTGGCATGACCTGGAGGACGAGCGGCGGGCGATTGAGGCCGCCGTGCCGGGCGTGCTCTCGGTCTACGGAACCCAGGACCTCGACCAGCGCGAGCAGACGATCATCGGCTTCTCCGATGGCGCTTTCCAGTATCTCGCCGCCAAGCCCGTCATTGCCGGCTCCGGTTGCAACTTCCAGAGGCACTGCCACCGGGCCGTGTTCCTCGGCATCGGCTTCAAGTTCAACGATTTCATCCAGGCCATTCACCGCATCCAGCGCTTCCAGCAGGAGCGGCCGGTCGAAATCCACATCATCGCGTCCGAAGGCGAGCAGGCGGTGCTGCGCACGCTTCTGACCAAGTGGGAGCAGCACAAGCACATGGTCGATCAGATGAGCCAGATCATCCGCGAATACGGATTGAACGAGCAGGCGCTCGCCACCTCGCTCTCCCGCTCGATCGGCGTCGAGCGCGTCGAGATCCGCGGCGCCAACCACCGCATCGTCAACAACGACACGGTGCTGGAAAGCGCGGCCCTGGCGGAAAACTCGGTCGGGCTGATCGTCACGTCGATTCCGTTCTCGACGCAGTACGAGTACACGCCGAGCTATAACGACTTCGGCCATACCGACAGCGACCCGCATTTCTGGGCGCAGATGGACTTCCTGACGCCCTCGCTGCTGCGCGCGCTCCAGCCCGGTCGCAACTGCGTCATCCACGTCAAGGACCGGATCATTCCGGGCGGCCTCACCGGGCTGGGCTTCCAGACCGTCTCGACCTTCCATTGCGACGCGATCCAGCACTTCCGCCGGCACGGCTTCGCCTTCCTCGGCATGAAGACGATCACCACCGACGTGGTGCGCGAGAACAACCAGACCTATCGGCTGGGCTGGTCGGAACAGTGCAAGGACGGCTCGAAGATGGGCGCCGGCCTGCCGGAATATCTGCTGATCTTCCGCAAGCCGCAGACCGATCGCTCGGTCTCCTATGCCGATCTGCGGGTGGTGAAATCGAAGAAATGGTTCGGGCAAGACGGCGAGGCTGTTCCGGATGACTTTTCGGAGGAGGACGAGGTCGACCTCGCGGACGCCTCCAAGACCTGGATCAATCCCGACGGCTACAGCCGCGCCCGCTGGCAGATCGACGCGCATGGCTATCTGCGCTCGGCCGGGGATCGTGCGCTCAAGGCCGAGGACCTGCACAACGTCCCGGCCTCAACGATCTACAAGATGTGGAAGCGGTTCAACCTCTCCAGCGTCTACGATTTCGAGTACCACGTCGCCATCGCCGAGGCGCTGGAGACGCGCGGGCGCCTTCCGCCGACCTTCATGCTGCTGCCGCCGCATTCGCCGGACCAGGCTGTCTGGAGCGATGTGACGCGGATGCGCACGCTGAACGGCGTGCAGCAGGCCAAGGGCAAGGAGATGCATCTCTGCCCGCTGCAGTTCGACATCGTCGACCGCGTCATCGCGCAGATGTCGATGCCGGGAGAGACCGTCTTCGACCCGTTCGGCGGGCTGATGACGGTGCCCTATCGCGCGATCCTGCAAGGCCGCTTCGGCGTCGGCGTCGAGCTCAACCCCGGCTATTTCATGGACGGCGCCTTCCACTGCGCCGCCGCGGAGGAGCGCGTCGCGATCCCCTCCCTGTTCGACCTC
- a CDS encoding helix-turn-helix domain-containing protein — protein MADRDIATLGIYRPDMLKDRLKDWLVASLELRKMSQAELARRLTEALSRSIPRSAVNKMVLGSREISGQEMLAIADILDVPSPLPGPANDEPELTRTKEGLTAIANAGIVEAGAFRAAPDFTDIEEDPTFDLPDPKFPWARQVSFTVAGDSMNKLQPRPILPGDKVICVDFGDLNGRVPLRDGMTVVVERTRDGGHLREWSIKQLELYEDRMEFHPRSSNPKHKPIIVPVDYQADDGETFQILALVRRISNEIPL, from the coding sequence ATGGCAGATCGCGACATCGCGACGCTGGGAATCTATCGTCCCGACATGCTGAAGGATCGCCTGAAGGACTGGCTTGTCGCCTCGCTTGAGCTCCGCAAGATGAGCCAGGCAGAGCTCGCGCGCAGGCTGACCGAAGCGCTCTCGCGCTCGATCCCACGCTCAGCCGTCAACAAGATGGTCCTCGGCAGCCGCGAGATCAGCGGCCAGGAAATGCTCGCCATCGCGGACATCCTCGACGTGCCGTCCCCGCTCCCGGGACCAGCGAACGACGAGCCCGAACTCACGCGCACGAAGGAAGGCCTGACAGCGATCGCCAACGCCGGCATCGTCGAGGCGGGCGCCTTTCGCGCCGCGCCGGACTTCACCGATATCGAGGAGGATCCGACCTTCGACCTGCCCGACCCCAAGTTCCCCTGGGCGCGGCAGGTCTCATTCACTGTCGCCGGCGACAGCATGAACAAGCTGCAGCCGCGACCGATCCTTCCTGGCGACAAGGTCATTTGCGTCGACTTCGGCGACCTGAATGGTCGAGTGCCGCTGCGCGATGGCATGACGGTCGTGGTCGAACGCACCAGGGACGGCGGGCATCTGCGCGAATGGTCGATCAAGCAGCTTGAGTTGTATGAAGACCGGATGGAGTTCCATCCGCGATCCAGCAATCCGAAGCACAAGCCCATCATCGTCCCGGTCGACTACCAGGCCGATGACGGCGAAACCTTCCAGATCCTGGCACTCGTCAGGCGGATTTCGAACGAAATCCCGCTCTAG